A stretch of Natronococcus sp. CG52 DNA encodes these proteins:
- a CDS encoding YeiH family protein codes for MSAYRFLPGLAALCLGAVLARAVELAVGFNHLLVAIALGFALANGFGVPDRLEPGIATHDFWLAAGIVLMGASVTLGTVLETGALVLSIVVCVSGFTIVVVELLARNVFGITGRLGSLLAAGSGICGVSAVVAVAGAIRARENQIAYAAATVLLFDAVTIVVYPMIGDLLGLSGTVFGVWAGVSMFSTGPVVAVGFTHSEAAGQWATMTKLARNALIGVVVLVYASYYARSGDGSRPSMRTLWDEVPTFVLGFFALMVLASAGLLSSSQRAVIEDAYGWLFLLAFVGLGTEIRIAELRTTGLVPALVVLTALVLVSTLSLALLLLLF; via the coding sequence ATGTCGGCATACCGGTTCCTCCCGGGGCTCGCCGCCCTCTGTCTCGGCGCCGTTCTGGCGCGAGCCGTCGAGTTAGCCGTCGGCTTCAACCACCTGCTCGTCGCCATCGCGCTCGGATTCGCCCTGGCGAACGGGTTCGGCGTTCCGGATCGGCTCGAGCCGGGAATCGCGACGCACGACTTCTGGCTGGCCGCCGGAATCGTCCTCATGGGGGCGTCGGTAACGCTCGGAACGGTGCTGGAAACGGGAGCGCTCGTCCTGTCCATCGTCGTCTGCGTCTCGGGGTTCACGATCGTCGTCGTCGAACTGCTCGCGCGCAACGTCTTCGGGATCACCGGCCGGCTCGGCTCGCTGCTCGCGGCCGGCTCGGGAATCTGCGGCGTCTCGGCGGTCGTGGCGGTCGCCGGCGCGATCCGGGCCCGGGAGAACCAGATCGCCTACGCCGCGGCGACGGTCCTGCTGTTCGACGCGGTCACGATCGTCGTCTACCCGATGATCGGCGATCTGCTCGGGCTCTCCGGAACCGTCTTCGGCGTCTGGGCCGGCGTCAGCATGTTCTCGACCGGTCCGGTCGTCGCGGTCGGGTTCACCCACTCGGAGGCGGCCGGCCAGTGGGCGACGATGACGAAACTCGCCCGGAACGCCCTGATCGGGGTCGTCGTCCTCGTCTACGCGAGCTACTACGCCCGATCGGGGGACGGGAGCCGGCCCTCGATGCGAACGCTCTGGGACGAGGTTCCGACGTTCGTCCTCGGCTTCTTCGCGCTCATGGTCCTCGCGAGCGCGGGCCTCCTCTCGTCGTCCCAGCGGGCGGTTATCGAGGACGCCTACGGCTGGCTGTTCCTGCTCGCGTTCGTCGGTCTCGGGACCGAGATCCGGATCGCCGAACTCCGAACCACGGGACTGGTACCCGCACTCGTCGTGCTGACGGCGTTAGTCCTCGTCAGCACGCTCTCGCTCGCGCTGCTGCTGCTCCTGTTTTGA
- a CDS encoding NUDIX hydrolase, whose amino-acid sequence MSSQNVTHVKKACAYITRNESELLVFEGPGHDGLQIPKGTVETDETPDEAVYREIVEESGLATIEDLQHLTTDVWTRRESPPKRYVRSFFRASIHEQRDAWTHTVTGTGAERGEQFEFFWIDLPTDAAFALDLDDYLQTLTSVTGENTALGSTCD is encoded by the coding sequence ATATCCTCTCAGAACGTAACGCACGTCAAGAAAGCTTGCGCCTATATTACCAGAAACGAGTCGGAGCTGCTCGTGTTCGAAGGGCCCGGACACGACGGTCTCCAGATACCGAAAGGAACGGTCGAGACCGATGAAACGCCGGACGAAGCCGTGTACCGAGAGATCGTCGAGGAGAGCGGACTGGCGACCATCGAAGACCTGCAGCACCTGACCACCGACGTCTGGACTCGGCGCGAGTCCCCACCGAAGCGGTACGTGAGGAGCTTCTTTCGCGCATCGATCCACGAACAGCGCGACGCATGGACCCACACCGTTACCGGGACGGGTGCGGAACGCGGAGAGCAGTTCGAATTCTTCTGGATCGACCTTCCGACGGACGCCGCCTTCGCCCTCGACCTCGACGACTATCTCCAGACCCTGACCAGCGTGACCGGCGAGAACACGGCGCTCGGCTCCACTTGCGACTGA
- a CDS encoding hydrogenase iron-sulfur subunit: MNTGSFICSCAGTCDIDLEGAREGVDGVDVAASSRLLCQDGLAGMEHVIEEHELDQLIVTCPEATAQKKIKETATEQGLHPDAVEFVDQRESAGWVHDEAEATAKTARLINARNAGLEEEAIHQSLSHETGDTVAVVGDPETAAGLAESADVTLIADGNDFADAEYDLDEVAIERGRVVEVDGSFGEFELTLRSRVTEDCISCMECVHEGPPGKVTRYPVDIDPDVEDETLPELCPTDAIDLEGVDRTIEADQVVYPNATDSARGGRIGFYTAPLTASKIAAIERQLGGITKPEFLDLEMDVCAAGDSSQMGCNECVEACPHGAVERSRIDEVEFHTELCQNCGACTSSCPTGATMLREPSNERIAREVEALLVPDEVERSWIPGRSGSGIDEAVVAFVCSESAEDALQEYGRLAASGRAEVDYPPILPVRVNCTDTVGEAHVVHALAAGADGVAIVGCGGSCLHSGPDPKAELVDRLNRATADLELGERVEFFAPSADDPAEFVGAVSAFVDDLENSPVPAGEHEATGGIDDPDRENPAFDSHGWTLESVRTILEHVEPERDVIRGLKDFGQVEVNDACTLTPTCSNLCPTDALRRTKTGLEFNHERCVSCDLCEEGCIEDAITVHEGLDLSLLPENQPDDADDPAWSTVFEGSMLECRNCGKEFTSERSAERIKGEVGDLVSGMAPHADGSIFDYCSDCRSKLLYRRNDD, from the coding sequence ATGAATACGGGGTCCTTCATCTGCTCGTGTGCGGGGACGTGCGATATCGATCTGGAGGGCGCTCGCGAGGGGGTCGACGGCGTCGACGTCGCCGCCAGTTCCCGGCTGCTCTGTCAGGATGGACTCGCCGGGATGGAACACGTCATCGAGGAGCACGAATTGGATCAGCTCATCGTCACCTGTCCGGAGGCGACTGCCCAGAAGAAGATCAAAGAGACGGCGACGGAGCAGGGTCTCCACCCCGACGCCGTCGAGTTCGTCGACCAGCGCGAGAGCGCCGGCTGGGTCCACGACGAGGCGGAGGCAACCGCGAAGACCGCTCGCCTGATCAACGCGCGAAACGCCGGCCTCGAGGAGGAAGCGATCCACCAGTCGCTGTCTCACGAGACCGGCGATACCGTCGCCGTCGTCGGCGACCCCGAAACGGCGGCCGGACTCGCCGAGAGCGCCGACGTGACGCTGATCGCCGACGGAAACGATTTCGCCGACGCCGAGTACGACCTGGACGAGGTGGCGATCGAACGCGGCCGCGTCGTCGAGGTCGACGGCAGTTTCGGCGAGTTCGAACTCACGCTCCGCAGTCGAGTCACCGAGGACTGTATCTCCTGTATGGAGTGCGTCCACGAGGGGCCACCGGGGAAGGTGACACGCTACCCCGTCGACATCGACCCCGACGTCGAGGACGAGACGCTACCGGAACTCTGTCCGACCGACGCCATCGACCTCGAGGGCGTCGACCGAACGATAGAGGCCGACCAAGTCGTCTACCCGAACGCGACCGATTCGGCTCGCGGCGGTCGGATCGGCTTCTACACCGCGCCGCTCACCGCCTCGAAGATCGCGGCGATCGAGCGGCAACTGGGCGGGATCACGAAACCGGAGTTCCTCGACCTCGAGATGGACGTCTGTGCCGCCGGCGACTCGAGCCAGATGGGCTGTAACGAGTGCGTCGAGGCCTGTCCGCACGGCGCCGTCGAGCGCTCGCGGATCGACGAGGTCGAGTTCCACACCGAACTCTGCCAGAACTGCGGGGCCTGTACGAGTTCCTGTCCGACGGGCGCGACCATGCTCCGGGAGCCGAGCAACGAGCGCATCGCCCGCGAGGTCGAGGCGTTGCTCGTCCCCGACGAGGTCGAGCGGAGCTGGATTCCGGGTCGATCCGGGTCGGGCATCGACGAGGCCGTCGTCGCCTTCGTCTGTTCGGAGAGCGCCGAGGACGCACTCCAGGAGTACGGCCGACTCGCCGCGTCCGGCAGGGCCGAGGTCGACTACCCGCCGATTCTGCCGGTCCGAGTCAACTGTACCGACACCGTCGGCGAGGCCCACGTCGTGCACGCGCTGGCGGCCGGCGCGGACGGCGTCGCGATCGTCGGCTGCGGCGGGAGCTGTCTGCACTCCGGTCCGGACCCGAAGGCCGAACTCGTCGACCGGCTCAACCGCGCCACCGCAGACCTCGAGCTCGGCGAGCGCGTCGAGTTCTTCGCCCCCTCGGCCGACGACCCGGCCGAGTTCGTCGGCGCCGTCTCGGCGTTCGTCGACGATCTCGAGAACTCCCCCGTTCCAGCGGGCGAGCACGAGGCGACCGGCGGGATCGACGACCCCGACCGCGAGAATCCCGCCTTCGACAGTCACGGCTGGACGCTCGAGAGCGTCCGCACGATCCTCGAGCACGTCGAGCCCGAACGGGACGTCATCCGCGGCCTGAAGGACTTCGGACAGGTCGAGGTGAACGACGCCTGTACGCTCACGCCGACGTGTTCGAACCTCTGTCCCACGGACGCGCTCCGTCGAACGAAGACCGGCCTCGAGTTCAACCACGAACGCTGCGTGAGCTGCGATCTCTGTGAAGAGGGCTGTATCGAGGACGCGATCACCGTCCACGAGGGACTCGATCTCTCGCTGCTGCCCGAAAACCAGCCCGACGACGCGGACGACCCGGCGTGGTCGACCGTGTTCGAGGGATCGATGCTCGAGTGCCGCAACTGCGGGAAGGAGTTCACGAGCGAGCGCTCCGCGGAACGGATCAAGGGCGAGGTCGGCGACCTCGTCTCCGGGATGGCACCCCACGCCGACGGCAGCATCTTCGACTACTGTTCGGACTGTCGATCGAAGTTACTGTACCGCCGCAACGACGACTGA
- a CDS encoding cytochrome b/b6 domain-containing protein, whose product MTNLDHGKFSRVTTTFHSLLALTVFFLFFTGYAIAFNAELWWLVELMGGNSWVLTVHRVAGFALILLTVFWVLYMLLRTSSRSNLGAVLPDLKADVMAFVQDVKFALGYADERHPNAKQFAGYKADEIPLLSYVGKGVIAIFTVELVLLMISGLLIWQKTLLMEFYNSQSVVMGFVAFHGLLGVIMLMGVMFHTFEHACHPAFYPVEMKAFLPKDQTPNFHGNPDDHETTGIEKLRLKPTWKWATNVMGAMVIIGVAGALAGSMTYGGYPIPDSLAFAEGNIFRTIAINVGILVLFVGLALSMYGNILRVRYLKQRERQIQAERDGVATDGGSSE is encoded by the coding sequence GTGACGAACCTCGATCACGGGAAGTTCTCTCGAGTGACGACCACGTTCCACTCGCTGCTGGCGCTGACGGTGTTCTTCCTGTTCTTTACGGGGTACGCCATCGCCTTTAACGCGGAGCTGTGGTGGCTCGTCGAGCTGATGGGCGGCAACTCGTGGGTGCTCACGGTCCACCGCGTCGCCGGCTTCGCGCTCATCCTGTTGACCGTCTTCTGGGTCCTGTACATGCTGCTTCGGACCTCGAGTCGGTCCAATCTGGGTGCGGTGTTGCCGGATCTGAAGGCGGACGTGATGGCGTTCGTCCAGGACGTGAAGTTCGCCCTCGGCTACGCGGACGAGCGCCACCCCAACGCCAAGCAGTTCGCGGGCTACAAGGCCGACGAGATCCCGCTGCTGTCGTACGTCGGCAAGGGCGTCATCGCTATCTTCACCGTTGAACTCGTCCTGCTGATGATCTCGGGGCTGCTCATCTGGCAGAAGACGTTGCTGATGGAGTTCTACAACTCCCAGTCGGTCGTGATGGGCTTCGTCGCCTTCCACGGCCTGCTCGGGGTCATCATGCTGATGGGCGTGATGTTTCACACCTTCGAGCACGCCTGCCATCCGGCGTTCTACCCGGTCGAGATGAAGGCGTTCCTGCCGAAGGACCAGACGCCGAACTTCCACGGCAATCCCGACGACCACGAAACGACGGGGATCGAGAAGCTGCGTCTCAAGCCGACCTGGAAGTGGGCGACGAACGTCATGGGCGCGATGGTCATCATCGGCGTCGCCGGCGCGCTTGCCGGGAGTATGACCTACGGCGGCTATCCGATTCCGGACTCGCTCGCGTTCGCCGAGGGAAACATCTTCCGGACCATCGCCATCAACGTCGGCATCCTCGTGCTGTTCGTCGGCCTCGCGCTCTCGATGTACGGCAACATCCTGCGAGTGCGCTACCTGAAACAGCGCGAACGGCAGATTCAGGCCGAGCGCGACGGCGTCGCGACCGACGGCGGCTCGAGCGAATAG
- a CDS encoding 4Fe-4S dicluster domain-containing protein, with the protein MSTNEPQRNRIGDGTMGVGEGMRLFPDVEACIDCGACVVACKRTWDVDPKRERIDVVKMLEGREAEDGYNGQQTEALEDGVNPGETNLPMQCYHCAEAPCVSVCPTDALRKSDDGFVDLEEDLCVGCQYCLSGCPFGAPQFPESNDGSADIVGTGGTMDKCTGCKERQDVGKAPACVDECATNALLVGSAGDIADELDKRDSGTFFNEESMRIIFGEDADLFES; encoded by the coding sequence ATGTCAACGAACGAACCACAACGGAACCGAATCGGCGACGGGACGATGGGCGTCGGGGAGGGGATGCGCCTCTTCCCCGACGTCGAGGCCTGTATCGACTGCGGCGCCTGCGTCGTCGCGTGCAAGCGAACCTGGGACGTCGACCCCAAACGCGAACGGATCGACGTCGTGAAGATGCTCGAGGGCCGCGAAGCCGAGGACGGCTACAACGGCCAGCAGACCGAGGCCCTCGAGGACGGCGTCAACCCCGGCGAGACGAACCTGCCGATGCAGTGTTATCACTGCGCGGAGGCGCCCTGCGTCTCGGTCTGTCCGACCGACGCCCTCCGGAAGAGCGACGACGGCTTCGTCGACCTCGAGGAAGACCTCTGTGTCGGTTGCCAGTACTGCCTCTCGGGCTGTCCGTTCGGCGCGCCGCAGTTCCCCGAGAGCAACGACGGGTCGGCCGACATCGTCGGCACCGGCGGGACGATGGACAAGTGTACCGGCTGCAAGGAGCGCCAGGACGTCGGAAAAGCGCCGGCCTGCGTCGACGAGTGCGCGACGAACGCGCTGCTCGTCGGCTCGGCCGGCGACATCGCCGACGAACTCGACAAACGCGACAGCGGGACGTTCTTCAACGAGGAGTCCATGCGGATCATCTTCGGTGAGGACGCCGACCTCTTCGAGTCATGA
- the trpB gene encoding tryptophan synthase subunit beta, whose translation MSNGEFEGYGGRHVPEPLREPLEQLASAYDEVASTDEFQAEFRDHLEGFAGRPTPLYHARNLSERYGAEIYLKREDLLHGGAHKINNCLGQALLAKRAGRDRLIAETGAGQHGTATAMVGALLGLETEIYMGAKDVGRQEMNVFRMRLMGAEVNEVERGNAGLADAVDAALEDFAENVEDTHYLVGSVVGPDPFPRMVRDFQSVIGEEAREQFQERTGGLPDAAVACVGGGSNAIGLFHAFREDDVAFYGAEGGGEGSDSSRHAAPLAKGKDEVIHGMKTRVIDDEVDVHSVSAGLDYPGVGPEHAMFRAVGRCEYTGVTDDEALAAFRELSETEGIIPALESSHAVARAIELAEAGDHETILVNLSGRGDKDMETAAAKFDL comes from the coding sequence ATGTCAAACGGAGAGTTCGAAGGCTACGGCGGCCGTCACGTGCCGGAACCGCTGCGAGAACCGCTCGAGCAACTCGCGAGCGCCTACGACGAGGTCGCGTCGACCGACGAGTTCCAGGCGGAGTTCCGCGACCACCTCGAGGGCTTCGCCGGCCGGCCGACGCCGCTGTACCACGCCCGCAACCTGAGCGAGCGCTACGGGGCCGAGATCTACCTCAAGCGCGAGGACCTGCTCCACGGCGGCGCACACAAGATCAACAACTGTCTCGGCCAGGCCCTGCTCGCGAAGCGGGCCGGTCGGGACCGACTGATCGCCGAGACCGGTGCCGGCCAGCACGGCACGGCCACCGCGATGGTCGGCGCGCTGCTGGGCCTCGAGACGGAGATCTACATGGGCGCGAAGGACGTCGGGCGCCAGGAGATGAACGTCTTCCGGATGCGCCTGATGGGTGCCGAGGTCAACGAGGTCGAGCGCGGGAACGCCGGCCTGGCCGACGCCGTCGACGCCGCACTCGAGGACTTCGCCGAGAACGTCGAGGACACTCACTACCTCGTGGGCAGCGTCGTCGGTCCCGATCCGTTCCCGCGAATGGTCCGGGACTTCCAGTCGGTCATCGGCGAGGAAGCCCGCGAGCAGTTTCAGGAGCGAACCGGCGGACTCCCCGACGCCGCGGTCGCCTGCGTCGGCGGCGGATCGAACGCCATCGGCCTTTTCCACGCGTTCCGCGAGGACGACGTCGCCTTCTACGGCGCCGAAGGCGGCGGCGAGGGGTCGGACTCGAGTCGCCACGCGGCCCCGCTCGCGAAGGGGAAAGACGAGGTCATCCACGGGATGAAGACCCGCGTCATCGACGACGAGGTCGACGTCCACTCCGTTTCTGCGGGTCTCGACTACCCCGGCGTCGGCCCCGAGCACGCCATGTTCCGGGCCGTCGGTCGCTGCGAGTACACCGGCGTCACCGACGACGAGGCGCTCGCCGCGTTCCGGGAACTGAGCGAAACCGAGGGGATCATCCCGGCGCTCGAGTCCAGCCACGCGGTCGCTCGAGCGATCGAACTCGCCGAAGCGGGCGACCACGAGACGATCCTCGTGAATCTCTCGGGTCGCGGTGACAAGGATATGGAGACCGCAGCGGCGAAATTCGACCTCTGA
- a CDS encoding molybdopterin-dependent oxidoreductase, which produces MSAEPVTLDLDRRSFMKASALAGATILGSGATGHVLSDDEDETDGVHDDAETAKVICNYCSVGCGFKAVKEGDSFVAMESWKENPINNGSLCSKGAGILETEHSPKRLKHPMRKVDGEWRKISWNQAYDLIAERYEEILEEYGPDSVMMLGSAHHANEEAYAFRKLGAFMGTNNVDHQARICHSPTVAGLANTWGFGAMTNTVNDYRNFDLNIIIGQNPAEAHPVAMQHILEGQARGGTIVSIDPRYTKTSSHADYFYRMRPGTDVAIMMGLINYLDEQGELEEEMLDDRVQGWEDAYEELDRYDLETVSELTWIGVEELEEIGDMIIENKPNVQIEWAMGGTQHNNGTQNIRSYALLSLASGSAARSGGGLQVMRGHANVQGATDLGVDAEYLPGYYSVTSAGSWTHWANVWTESPWTDGSTDFDELYDRFGSMPEDLWEELGEEEETIPPAEVDLEVQDELGEEQQDSHRPEDVTTRSMMFQPGLTVARWYEAALGQEDRLHESNLYQPDPLKMVFFWGHSANSISEMEKMKRAMEALDLLVVVDVFPAVAGTLPDDSDVLLLPASSQYEHYRSLTNTHRSVQWSEPAGPPAHNSKPDLQIIQELAETLGFGEHFNWGTGDGMYNGKSTYEDALREINLGARSIGYQQSPEKLQQHRDNDHLFTTENLRADAPGTPVDGEYWMLPWPYWGEGHTGTPIIWRDDVDPREGGHDFRTNWGIEAPTPEEWEEMDIDQEYPLSETYEEHGEEGLDLLREPYEPEWWDGEVEGVPQYPHYTTTLPDDVTEPHQMSLPVEYALSDEYSAFDAAQALEEEYGHDLDMEFWEQFDNEQPDPPTGRGKARAVAWNFLDTVPIHREPIQSPHLGITEEWPANGHQQNVFRLDQNNAATQQEATQRVHEEGFDVIMTSGRQVEHQGGGSETRNNRLTADVQPHMYAEIHPDMAEELGITGGEDMVIIEPADSGKSAILVKAKVDYRTETAEPHPREIFLPYHWGGVFGGKDQRDNWPDGTEPMAIGDSANLITASGFDAETQMQETKVGMVRVLPATPERIEEYDMEFIDFPQDEEGLGLQKQFDVREHDMLADD; this is translated from the coding sequence ATGAGTGCTGAACCAGTAACGCTCGACCTCGACCGTCGGTCGTTCATGAAAGCATCCGCACTGGCCGGGGCGACGATCCTCGGAAGCGGGGCGACGGGTCACGTCCTCAGCGACGACGAAGACGAGACCGACGGCGTTCACGACGACGCCGAGACGGCGAAGGTGATCTGTAACTACTGCTCCGTCGGCTGCGGGTTCAAGGCCGTCAAGGAGGGCGACTCCTTCGTCGCGATGGAATCCTGGAAGGAGAACCCGATCAACAACGGCTCGCTCTGCTCGAAGGGTGCGGGCATCCTCGAGACCGAACACTCGCCGAAGCGACTCAAGCATCCGATGCGGAAGGTCGACGGCGAGTGGCGCAAGATCTCCTGGAACCAGGCGTACGATCTCATCGCCGAGCGGTACGAGGAGATCCTCGAGGAGTACGGCCCCGACAGCGTCATGATGTTGGGCAGCGCCCACCACGCCAACGAGGAGGCCTACGCGTTCCGCAAACTGGGCGCGTTCATGGGCACGAACAACGTCGACCACCAGGCCCGGATCTGTCACTCGCCGACCGTCGCCGGTCTCGCGAACACTTGGGGTTTCGGCGCGATGACGAACACGGTCAACGACTACCGCAACTTCGATCTCAACATCATTATCGGGCAGAACCCGGCCGAAGCCCACCCGGTCGCGATGCAGCACATTCTCGAAGGGCAGGCCCGCGGCGGCACGATCGTCTCGATCGACCCCCGCTACACGAAGACGTCCTCTCACGCCGACTACTTCTATCGGATGCGGCCCGGCACGGACGTCGCGATCATGATGGGGCTGATCAACTACCTCGACGAGCAGGGCGAACTCGAGGAGGAGATGCTCGACGACCGCGTTCAGGGCTGGGAGGACGCCTACGAGGAACTCGACCGGTACGACCTCGAGACGGTCTCCGAGCTGACCTGGATCGGCGTCGAGGAACTCGAGGAGATCGGCGACATGATTATCGAGAACAAGCCCAACGTCCAGATCGAGTGGGCGATGGGCGGCACCCAGCACAACAACGGCACCCAGAACATCCGTTCGTACGCCCTGCTCAGCCTGGCCTCGGGCAGCGCCGCACGGAGCGGCGGCGGCCTCCAGGTCATGCGCGGCCACGCGAACGTCCAGGGGGCGACCGATCTCGGCGTCGACGCCGAGTACCTGCCGGGCTACTACTCGGTGACCTCGGCCGGGTCGTGGACCCACTGGGCGAACGTCTGGACCGAGAGTCCGTGGACCGACGGCAGCACGGACTTCGACGAACTCTACGACCGATTCGGGTCGATGCCGGAGGACCTCTGGGAGGAACTCGGCGAGGAGGAGGAGACGATCCCGCCCGCCGAGGTCGACCTCGAGGTGCAGGACGAACTCGGGGAGGAGCAACAGGACTCGCACCGACCGGAGGATGTGACGACCCGGTCGATGATGTTCCAGCCCGGGCTCACCGTCGCTCGCTGGTACGAGGCGGCGCTCGGCCAGGAGGATCGACTCCACGAGTCGAACCTCTACCAGCCGGACCCGCTGAAGATGGTCTTCTTCTGGGGTCACTCGGCGAACTCCATCAGCGAGATGGAGAAGATGAAGCGGGCGATGGAGGCGCTCGACCTGCTGGTCGTCGTCGACGTCTTCCCCGCCGTCGCCGGCACGCTGCCGGACGACTCGGACGTCCTCCTGCTGCCGGCCTCGAGCCAGTACGAACACTACCGGTCGCTGACGAACACACACCGGTCGGTTCAGTGGAGCGAACCCGCCGGCCCGCCGGCGCACAACTCCAAGCCGGACCTCCAGATCATCCAGGAACTCGCCGAGACCCTCGGCTTCGGCGAGCACTTCAACTGGGGTACGGGCGACGGGATGTACAACGGGAAGAGCACCTACGAGGACGCGCTTCGGGAGATCAACCTCGGCGCTCGCTCGATCGGCTACCAGCAGTCCCCCGAGAAGCTCCAGCAACACCGGGACAACGACCACCTCTTTACCACCGAGAATCTGCGCGCCGACGCGCCGGGAACCCCGGTCGACGGCGAGTACTGGATGCTCCCCTGGCCCTACTGGGGCGAGGGTCACACCGGGACGCCGATCATCTGGCGCGACGACGTGGACCCCCGCGAGGGCGGCCACGATTTCCGGACGAACTGGGGGATCGAGGCACCTACCCCCGAAGAGTGGGAGGAGATGGACATCGACCAGGAGTACCCGCTCAGCGAAACCTACGAGGAACACGGCGAGGAGGGCCTCGACCTGCTCCGCGAGCCGTACGAACCCGAGTGGTGGGACGGCGAGGTCGAGGGCGTTCCCCAGTACCCCCACTACACGACGACCCTCCCGGACGACGTCACGGAACCCCACCAGATGTCGCTCCCCGTCGAGTACGCGCTCAGCGACGAGTACTCGGCGTTCGACGCGGCCCAGGCGCTCGAGGAGGAGTACGGCCACGACCTCGACATGGAGTTCTGGGAGCAGTTCGACAACGAACAGCCCGATCCGCCGACGGGTCGCGGGAAGGCCCGCGCTGTCGCGTGGAACTTCCTCGATACCGTCCCGATCCACCGGGAGCCGATTCAGAGTCCGCACCTCGGGATCACCGAGGAGTGGCCGGCGAACGGCCACCAGCAGAACGTCTTCCGTCTCGACCAGAACAACGCCGCGACTCAGCAGGAAGCGACCCAGCGCGTTCACGAGGAGGGCTTCGACGTCATCATGACCTCCGGACGCCAGGTCGAACACCAGGGCGGCGGCTCCGAGACGCGTAACAACCGCCTCACGGCCGACGTCCAGCCGCACATGTACGCCGAGATCCACCCCGACATGGCAGAGGAACTCGGGATCACCGGCGGCGAGGACATGGTCATCATCGAACCCGCCGACAGCGGGAAGAGCGCGATCCTCGTGAAGGCGAAAGTCGACTACCGGACCGAGACGGCCGAGCCGCATCCGCGGGAGATCTTCCTGCCGTACCACTGGGGCGGCGTCTTCGGCGGTAAGGACCAGCGCGACAACTGGCCCGACGGCACGGAACCCATGGCGATCGGCGACTCCGCGAACCTCATCACCGCCAGCGGGTTCGACGCCGAGACCCAGATGCAGGAGACGAAGGTCGGTATGGTCAGGGTCCTGCCGGCCACGCCGGAACGGATCGAGGAGTACGACATGGAATTCATCGACTTCCCGCAGGACGAGGAAGGGCTCGGGCTCCAGAAACAGTTCGACGTACGGGAGCACGACATGCTCGCAGACGACTAA
- a CDS encoding DUF192 domain-containing protein — translation MTPLRSPAPGRRTVLTGLAATLSSVGLAGCLDAINGSEGTTKESGSSDDESSTEVHADYESTDVRVTTPDGDELGEVTAAIADTQELQRLGLSDTEELPEDRGMLFVYETVEDRTFAMPDMSFGIDIIFADDEGVITSIFHAPEPGPDEDGTEEIYPGRGQYVLEVVYEWTSERGVEEGDVLEFDP, via the coding sequence ATGACTCCGCTGCGCTCACCGGCCCCGGGCCGACGGACCGTTCTAACAGGACTCGCTGCAACCCTCAGTTCCGTCGGGCTCGCAGGATGTCTCGACGCTATCAACGGAAGCGAAGGGACGACGAAGGAGTCGGGCTCGAGCGACGACGAATCTTCGACGGAGGTTCACGCGGACTACGAGTCGACCGACGTTCGCGTGACGACACCTGACGGCGACGAACTGGGTGAAGTGACGGCGGCTATCGCCGATACGCAGGAGCTTCAGCGGCTCGGACTCAGCGACACCGAAGAGTTACCCGAAGACCGCGGCATGCTGTTCGTCTACGAAACGGTCGAAGATCGGACGTTCGCCATGCCGGACATGTCGTTTGGAATCGACATCATTTTCGCCGATGACGAGGGCGTGATAACGAGTATTTTCCACGCGCCGGAGCCTGGGCCGGATGAAGACGGGACCGAAGAAATCTATCCCGGTCGCGGACAGTACGTTCTGGAAGTCGTCTACGAGTGGACCTCCGAGCGCGGAGTTGAGGAGGGGGACGTCCTGGAGTTCGACCCGTAA